Proteins encoded by one window of Arachis ipaensis cultivar K30076 chromosome B04, Araip1.1, whole genome shotgun sequence:
- the LOC107636806 gene encoding uncharacterized protein LOC107636806: MEGLLKEIQKSKTSKRKVSFNEEGTDECEDAIDEVIAQEEQQTPSQLPTKEVVGGDPKKKAKTIIPPMFAPRTTPGSQPSLKSVFQNKEALHEVDKRVARWLLDCRIPFNVVMSPFFQDTLDGVAGFGPGYKGPSYDSLRVNLLADLKRECQMVVDSYRSAWKETGCTLMADGWTDQRQRTLINFLVYCSKGLCFVKSVDASSMVKNASSLCDLFSEVIEWIGPDNVVHVVTDNAANYVAAGRLINKKFENIHWSPCAAHCLNLILKDISSMPHISSLATRASKITVFVYNHTVFLSWLRQKPDWREIVRPGATRFATVFLTLMSIFKRKSELQQLVVDTHFTGQN; encoded by the coding sequence ATGGAAGGTTTATTGAAAGAGATTCAAAAAAGTAAAACTAGTAAAAGGAAAGTAAGTTTCAACGAAGAGGGTACCGATGAGTGTGAGGATGCAATTGATGAAGTAATAGCGCAAGAGGAACAACAAACTCCGAGTCAGTTACCAACTAAGGAGGTTGTTGGAGGCGAtccaaaaaagaaagcaaaaaccaTTATTCCTCCTATGTTTGCACCAAGAACAACTCCGGGAAGTCAACCAAGTCTGAAAAGCGTGTTTCAAAATAAAGAGGCGCTTCATGAAGTTGATAAGCGAGTGGCTAGATGGCTTTTGGATTGTAGGATTCCATTCAATGTGGTTATGTCACCTTTTTTTCAAGATACGTTGGATGGTGTAGCTGGATTTGGGCCTGGTTATAAAGGTCCTTCTTATGACTCTTTGAGGGTTAACTTATTAGCCGATCTCAAAAGGGAGTGTCAAATGGTTGTTGATAGCTATAGGTCTGCTTGGAAAGAAACTGGATGTACTCTCATGGCTGATGGTTGGACAGATCAAAGGCAAAGAACGTTGATTAATTTTTTGGTTTATTGTTCGAAAGGGTTGTGCTTTGTGAAATCTGTAGATGCCTCAAGTATGGTTAAAAATGCTTCAAGCTTGTGCGACTTATTTTCAGAGGTGATTGAATGGATTGGACCTGATAATGTTGTTCATGTAGTGACCGATAATGCTGCGAATTATGTTGCTGCTGGTAGGCTTATtaataagaaatttgaaaatattcACTGGTCACCTTGTGCTGCTCATTGCTTGAATCTTATTCTAAAAGATATAAGCAGCATGCCACATATTTCTAGCCTTGCAACACGTGCTTCGAAGATTACCGTGTTTGTATATAATCATACGGTGTTCTTGTCCTGGCTAAGACAAAAACCTGATTGGAGGGAGATTGTTCGTCCAGGTGCAACTCGTTTTGCCACTGTCTTCCTCACATTGATGAGTATCTTTAAGCGCAAATCGGAATTACAACAATTGGTTGTTGATACACACTTTACCggacaaaattag
- the LOC110271196 gene encoding non-specific lipid-transfer protein 3-like, whose protein sequence is MAKNTLVICIALVCMTLISSAPKTEAVSCMQVVQQLTPCISYVENGGAVSPQCCNGIRTLLSLAPARQDRQTVCTCIKNAIRGINFNQNTLNLAAGLPSKCRVNIPYQISPSVDCARVQ, encoded by the exons ATGGCCAAAAACACTCTTGTTATTTGCATTGCACTTGTATGCATGACGCTTATTTCTTCCGCCCCTAAGACGGAAGCAGTGTCATGCATGCAAGTGGTGCAACAGTTGACGCCATGCATTTCCTACGTGGAAAATGGCGGCGCTGTGTCCCCACAGTGCTGCAACGGAATCAGGACTCTTTTGAGCCTGGCTCCGGCGAGACAAGACCGGCAAACGGTATGTACTTGCATCAAGAACGCCATCCGAGGAATCAATTTCAATCAGAATACTCTAAACCTTGCCGCCGGACTCCCCAGCAAATGCCGGGTCAACATTCCTTACCAAATCAGCCCCTCGGTTGATTGCGCCAg GGTGCAGTGA
- the LOC110271568 gene encoding uncharacterized protein LOC110271568: MVEIESPDVMRALLDLVILYCKVNNLDSVEAMKEIHLYRDRKESFDRPEAVPAAKKLQPDEWWRLFGSSAPCLQKMAVRILSQASASSGCERNWSLFDQIHTTRRNRLEHDRLSDIVYVTYNLRLKSR; the protein is encoded by the exons ATGGTAGAGAT AGAATCACCTGATGTCATGCGAGCTTTACTTGATCTTGTTATATTGTATTGCAAGGTTAATAATTTAGATTCAGTTGAGGCAATGAAAGAAATACACTTATATAGAGATCGAAAGGAAAGCTTTGATAGGCCTGAAGCTGTTCCAGCTGCAAAAAAACTTCAACCTG ATGAATGGTGGAGGTTGTTTGGTAGTTCTGCTCCATGTTTACAAAAAATGGCAGTTCGCATTCTTAGCCAAGCATCTGCTTCTTCAGGGTGTGAAAGGAATTGGAGTCTTTTTGATCAAATTCATACAACAAGAAGGAATAGATTGGAGCATGATAGGCTAAGTGATATTGtgtatgttacatataatttgcgTCTTAAATCCAGGTAA